Proteins found in one Oncorhynchus mykiss isolate Arlee chromosome 3, USDA_OmykA_1.1, whole genome shotgun sequence genomic segment:
- the LOC110508823 gene encoding josephin-2 has translation MYNRFTCTLGTFYYFVCRGIRAPKELLLTLIHRFIWPLHCGQLPIRVIMSEGEVFHEKQRLELCAIHALNNVLQEQVFTKETADDICKRLAPQCVVNPHRSMLGTGNYDVNVIMAALQSRELAAVWWDKRRTVQSLCVDKVQGFILNVPSRVSLGIVSLPVKRRHWLAVRQVNGHYYNLDSKLKSPVCIGNEADLRTFLSEQLSPDVAEMLLVVRRDVEEYGTWLNSDDLRK, from the exons ATGTATAATAGATTTACGTGTACACTAGgtacattttattattttgtttgtcGTGGAATAAGAGCACCGAAAGAGCTATTACTGACTTTGATACACCGCTTTATTTGGCCATTACACTGCGGACAACTTCCAATACG GGTTATTATGAGCGAAGGAGAGGTATTCCATGAGAAGCAGCGACTGGAGTTGTGCGCCATTCATGCTCTGAACAACGTTCTGCAAGAACAAGTGTTCACCAAGGAGACGGCAGATGACATCTGCAAGCG GCTAGCTCCACAATGTGTAGTGAACCCTCACCGCTCTATGCTGGGCACAGGCAACTATGATGTCAACGTCATCATGGCTGCCCTACAGAGCAGAGAGTTGGCTGCAGTATGGTGGGACAAACGCAG AACAGTACAGAGTCTCTGTGTTGACAAGGTCCAGGGGTTCATCCTGAACGTTCCGTCACGTGTCTCTCTTGGAATTGTGTCCCTCCCCGTCAAGCGGCGGCACTGGCTTGCAGTGCGCCAGGTTAATGGACACTACTACAACCTCGACTCCAAACTAAAGAGTCCTGTCTGCATCGGGAACGAAGCAGATCTCCG TACATTTCTCAGTGAACAGCTGTCTCCGGACGTGGCAGAGATGCTCCTGGTTGTGAGGAGGGACGTGGAGGAGTACGGAACTTGGCTGAACTCTGATGACCTCAGGAAGTGA
- the LOC110508838 gene encoding ubiquitin-conjugating enzyme E2 S codes for MNSNVENLPPQVLRLVYKEVSALAADPPEGIKIYPSEEDITELHTAIEGPEGTPFAGGVFRMRLVLGKDFPAAPPKGYFLTKIFHPNVGHKGEICVNVLKRDWRAELGLRHVLLTIKCLMIHPNPESALNEEAGRLLLEDYTEYASRARLLTEIHAMGGHGGTSGVPQDPADGPQPKKHAGDPTKRAMGPGVAPSAALGNGANGSSTTSSSSSSNSNVVGKKKTDKKRALRRL; via the exons ATG AACTCCAATGTAGAGAACTTGCCGCCCCAGGTTCTGCGCCTGGTGTACAAAGAGGTGTCTGCACTAGCTGCAGATCCCCCTGAGGGCATCAAGATCTACCCCAGCGAAGAAGACATCACAGAACTCCATACAGCCATCGAGGGACCAG AAGGAACCCCGTTTGCCGGGGGTGTTTTCCGGATGCGCCTGGTCCTGGGAAAGGACTTCCCTGCTGCACCACCGAAAGGCTACTTCCTAACCAAGATCTTCCACCCTAATGTGGGCCACAAGGGAGAGATCTGTGTCAACGTCCTGAAGAGGGACTGGAGGGCAGAGCTGGGACTCAGACATGTATTACTG actaTCAAGTGCCTTATGATCCATCCCAACCCTGAGTCGGCTCTCAACGAGGAGGCGGGGCGTCTGCTCCTGGAGGACTATACAGAGTATGCATCCCGTGCTCGCCTTCTGACTGAGATCCATGCCATGGGGGGGCACGGGGGGACATCGGGGGTGCCCCAGGACCCCGCCGATGGCCCCCAGCCCAAAAAACACGCAGGGGACCCTACCAAGAGGGCGATGGGGCCAGGGGTTGCCCCCTCTGCTGCTCTGGGTAACGGAGCCAATGGAAGCAGTACTacctccagcagtagtagtagcaatagtaatGTTGTAGGGAAGAAGAAAACTGATAAAAAGCGAGCGTTGAGGCGACTCTAA